In a genomic window of Halobiforma lacisalsi AJ5:
- a CDS encoding cupin domain-containing protein has protein sequence MSSDSDSDGDTGLDEYAAALADPGLEPGDGEVETAELVVTDDVLVKAFALGPGAELEAHDHPDSTNVFHVLEGTVTVVRGEDEEAIEAPGVVRHDRGVPHGARNETEETVIFTASLCPLPS, from the coding sequence ATGTCATCCGATAGCGATTCCGACGGCGACACGGGACTCGACGAGTACGCCGCCGCGCTTGCCGACCCCGGACTCGAGCCGGGCGACGGCGAGGTCGAAACCGCGGAACTGGTCGTCACCGACGACGTGCTCGTCAAGGCGTTTGCGCTCGGCCCAGGCGCGGAACTCGAGGCTCACGATCACCCCGACAGCACGAACGTCTTCCACGTGCTCGAGGGGACGGTCACGGTCGTTCGCGGAGAAGACGAGGAGGCGATCGAGGCGCCGGGCGTGGTCCGCCACGATCGGGGCGTCCCCCACGGGGCGCGAAACGAGACCGAGGAGACGGTGATATTCACGGCGAGTCTGTGTCCGTTGCCGTCCTGA
- a CDS encoding S8 family peptidase translates to MNRRIFLARTGVSIGTLTLGSTAASAATEGDEARRFVVDRRGLGSEADLEVVHEMDPVDLLVVRATEERLEDAGAPFAPDVRLPAEPHAPVDREPAGDEVGTGDGFRYQWDKQDQRIPEAHEVTRGEGTRVAIIDSGIAAGHPDLEGQVNLALSRSFAEDGYGVGAPYGGTHGTHVAGIVAASDETDGGVIGSAPGAELVDLRVFGANLESRGGDVPPGYWADTYMGTVMAALVYAAEIGCDAANLSLGWTWRMRQEGWGRFWGKVHQRVGNYARGQGTLHTHASGNWGESLQFNRDETDSSQTAGGITTSATGPVGFDPETEEYDEPPYSPSTYTTHGVGAIDLAAPGGKGGESQYDDVYNAIALPQFDEDGEYLGAEYGYAFYAGTSMAAPQVAGAAALVKSAHSEYNANQVRIALTRTAERPDEYENKYYGSGYLDTCAAVTG, encoded by the coding sequence ATGAACCGGAGAATCTTCCTGGCGCGAACCGGCGTATCGATCGGAACACTCACCCTCGGCTCCACGGCCGCGAGCGCGGCGACGGAGGGCGACGAAGCGAGACGGTTCGTCGTCGACCGGCGCGGCCTCGGCTCCGAGGCGGACCTCGAGGTCGTCCACGAGATGGACCCGGTGGATCTCCTCGTCGTGAGAGCCACCGAGGAACGGCTCGAGGACGCGGGCGCACCGTTCGCACCGGACGTTCGACTTCCCGCCGAACCCCACGCCCCGGTCGACCGGGAACCGGCGGGAGACGAGGTGGGGACGGGAGACGGCTTCCGCTACCAGTGGGACAAGCAGGACCAGCGCATTCCCGAGGCCCACGAGGTGACCCGTGGAGAGGGGACCCGCGTCGCGATCATCGACTCCGGGATCGCCGCCGGCCATCCCGACCTCGAGGGACAGGTGAACCTCGCCCTCTCGCGGAGTTTCGCCGAGGACGGCTACGGTGTCGGGGCGCCGTACGGCGGGACCCACGGGACCCACGTCGCGGGCATCGTCGCCGCGAGCGACGAGACTGACGGCGGGGTGATCGGCTCGGCCCCCGGCGCGGAACTGGTCGACCTGCGCGTGTTCGGAGCCAATCTCGAGAGCAGGGGCGGCGACGTCCCCCCGGGGTACTGGGCGGATACGTACATGGGAACCGTGATGGCCGCGCTGGTCTACGCCGCCGAGATCGGCTGCGACGCGGCCAACCTCAGCCTCGGCTGGACGTGGCGGATGCGCCAGGAGGGCTGGGGTCGGTTCTGGGGCAAGGTCCACCAGCGAGTCGGGAACTACGCCCGAGGGCAGGGCACCCTCCACACCCACGCGTCCGGAAACTGGGGTGAGAGTCTGCAGTTCAACCGGGACGAGACTGACTCCTCGCAGACGGCGGGCGGCATCACGACGAGCGCGACCGGCCCGGTCGGGTTCGATCCGGAGACGGAAGAGTACGACGAACCCCCGTATTCGCCGTCGACGTACACGACCCACGGCGTCGGCGCGATCGACCTCGCCGCGCCGGGCGGGAAGGGCGGCGAGTCCCAGTACGACGACGTGTACAACGCCATCGCGCTACCGCAGTTCGACGAGGACGGGGAGTACCTGGGTGCCGAGTACGGGTACGCCTTCTACGCCGGCACCTCGATGGCCGCCCCGCAGGTGGCGGGCGCCGCCGCGCTCGTCAAGAGCGCCCATTCCGAGTATAACGCGAACCAAGTTCGAATCGCCCTGACCCGTACTGCCGAACGTCCCGACGAGTACGAGAACAAGTACTACGGATCGGGGTATCTCGACACCTGCGCGGCCGTCACTGGGTAA
- a CDS encoding Mrp/NBP35 family ATP-binding protein produces MSITEHELKIKLEEIEDPDIGEDIVTLGLVNDVVIDDETARISLALNAPYAPSEMELGNRVREVCDEVGLEADLRAHVGQEHGFDDEVLPRVRNVIAVSSGKGGVGKTTVAANLAAGLEKRGAMVGLLDADIHGPNIPKILPVEGEPGVMPNEDIVPPRSDGVRVISMGFMTEEDDDPAILRGPMVNKFMMKFLEGVEWGRLDYLVVDLPPGTGDATLNLLQSMPVTGSVVVTTPQEMALEDTRKGVQMFNKHDTPVLGVVENMSSFVCPSCGDQHGLFGTDGADDIVDRYDVPLLGKIPIHPDFGADGSEGPIVKDDDSEVQEPVENVVAEIADRIGEANRRTVAEHTSDEPADVLPTETED; encoded by the coding sequence ATGAGTATCACAGAACACGAACTCAAGATCAAACTCGAGGAGATCGAGGATCCCGACATCGGCGAGGACATCGTCACCCTCGGGTTAGTCAACGACGTCGTGATCGACGACGAGACCGCCCGCATCTCGCTCGCGCTCAACGCTCCCTACGCGCCCTCCGAGATGGAACTCGGCAACCGGGTGCGTGAAGTCTGTGACGAGGTCGGCCTCGAGGCCGACCTCCGGGCCCACGTCGGCCAGGAACACGGCTTCGACGACGAAGTGCTGCCCCGCGTTCGCAATGTGATCGCCGTCTCCTCCGGGAAGGGTGGCGTCGGCAAGACCACGGTCGCCGCGAACCTCGCGGCCGGCCTCGAGAAACGCGGCGCGATGGTCGGCCTGCTCGACGCCGACATCCACGGCCCGAACATCCCGAAGATCCTGCCGGTCGAGGGCGAACCGGGCGTGATGCCCAACGAGGACATCGTCCCGCCCCGCTCGGACGGCGTCCGCGTCATCAGCATGGGCTTCATGACCGAGGAGGACGACGACCCCGCGATCCTCCGTGGGCCGATGGTCAACAAGTTCATGATGAAGTTCCTCGAGGGCGTCGAGTGGGGTCGCCTCGACTACCTCGTGGTCGACCTGCCGCCGGGGACCGGCGACGCGACGCTGAACCTCCTGCAGTCGATGCCCGTCACGGGATCGGTCGTCGTCACGACGCCCCAGGAGATGGCGCTCGAGGACACCCGCAAGGGAGTCCAGATGTTCAACAAGCACGACACGCCCGTCCTGGGCGTCGTCGAGAACATGAGTTCGTTCGTCTGTCCGTCCTGTGGCGACCAGCACGGCCTGTTCGGGACCGACGGTGCGGACGACATCGTCGACCGGTACGACGTGCCCCTGCTGGGCAAGATCCCGATCCACCCGGACTTCGGCGCGGACGGGAGCGAGGGACCGATCGTCAAGGACGACGACAGCGAGGTCCAGGAGCCGGTCGAGAACGTGGTCGCCGAGATCGCCGACCGGATCGGCGAGGCCAACCGTCGCACGGTCGCCGAGCACACCTCGGACGAACCGGCGGACGTTCTGCCGACCGAGACCGAGGACTGA
- a CDS encoding ABC transporter substrate-binding protein, whose protein sequence is MERERSGRDDRSRSPLERGDGNGDDGTGLSRRSVLETAGVAGAGVGLSAVAGCLGGAVGGSETITVDYHPYYSEAFSALVIRHGELWEKHLPDGYDVEWHAVLQGAPTVNRLISGQTDLGYMGDNPAIIAAANDDTPIRIVGLSGYSMGQQGNLCVVHEDADLESAADLDGREVNVTQGTLSHRFLLTVLEQEDIEVTIRDQDINTIVTNLREGSIDVAFGWEPSMARVVDQASSGRYLFTGADYDEPDLGALVMPDSLIEDRPEVAKGWLKAELEAKHLLATEPDRALDLGMEESELSRDLERETVRTTLYENLEVNPGVDRQRFYTDFSAVGPAQDLLTDTGPEFLLEEAEVIDRTPPSDRYDTNLLSEAADDLESEVDWNPRRAGDRS, encoded by the coding sequence ATGGAACGAGAACGATCCGGGCGGGACGATCGGTCACGGTCCCCTCTCGAGCGTGGAGACGGCAACGGCGACGACGGTACCGGGCTCTCGCGGCGAAGCGTGCTCGAAACCGCCGGCGTGGCGGGCGCGGGCGTCGGCCTCTCGGCCGTCGCCGGCTGTCTGGGCGGCGCCGTCGGGGGCTCCGAGACGATCACTGTCGACTACCATCCCTACTACAGCGAGGCCTTCTCCGCGCTGGTGATCCGCCACGGCGAACTGTGGGAGAAACACCTCCCGGACGGGTACGACGTCGAGTGGCACGCCGTGTTGCAGGGTGCCCCGACGGTCAACCGGCTCATCTCCGGCCAGACGGACCTGGGGTACATGGGCGATAACCCGGCGATCATCGCCGCGGCGAACGACGACACGCCGATCCGGATCGTCGGGCTGAGCGGCTACTCGATGGGCCAGCAGGGCAACCTCTGTGTCGTCCACGAGGACGCCGACCTCGAGTCCGCGGCGGATCTGGACGGCCGCGAGGTCAACGTCACCCAGGGGACGCTCTCGCATCGGTTCCTGCTGACCGTCCTCGAGCAGGAGGACATCGAGGTGACGATCAGGGACCAGGACATCAACACGATCGTCACGAACTTACGCGAGGGGTCGATCGACGTCGCCTTCGGCTGGGAGCCGTCGATGGCCCGCGTCGTCGATCAGGCCTCGTCCGGCCGGTACCTGTTCACCGGCGCCGACTACGACGAACCCGACCTCGGGGCGCTCGTCATGCCCGACTCGCTGATCGAGGACCGACCCGAGGTCGCGAAGGGGTGGCTGAAGGCCGAACTCGAGGCCAAACACCTGCTCGCGACCGAACCCGACCGTGCGCTGGATCTGGGTATGGAGGAGTCAGAACTGAGCCGCGACCTCGAGCGCGAGACGGTCCGGACGACGCTGTACGAGAACCTCGAGGTCAACCCCGGGGTCGACCGACAGCGGTTCTACACCGATTTCTCCGCGGTCGGGCCGGCCCAGGACCTGCTCACCGACACCGGCCCCGAGTTCCTGCTCGAGGAGGCCGAGGTGATCGATCGGACGCCGCCGAGCGATCGGTACGACACGAATCTGCTGTCGGAGGCGGCCGACGACCTCGAGTCCGAGGTCGACTGGAACCCCCGCCGTGCGGGTGACCGATCGTGA
- a CDS encoding ABC transporter permease, producing MTGATAFARRLEAVPRSVRRGASVFAVFAIWWALVRFGVAGFAFFVSPVETAAAVAAHLTGEPVADGGTIYLHAAYTTGRVLAGVGVAVTAAIPLGLLIGTRPRWERFLLPALEFLRPIPPIAWVPLVLVIFPTVRLGVVFVVFLGAFFPVLVNTVNGVRSVDDEYRRAAASLGAGDREVLRHVVLPSALPAIFTGVTIGVGLGWVTVIAAEMITGEYGLGHVVFQAYRLIDVESVVVGMIAVGFLGAASTALLSAAVERAAPWLEGAPTGVTR from the coding sequence ATGACCGGCGCGACGGCGTTTGCCCGCCGACTCGAGGCGGTCCCGCGGTCGGTGCGCCGCGGCGCGTCGGTGTTCGCGGTGTTCGCGATCTGGTGGGCACTGGTCCGGTTCGGCGTCGCCGGGTTCGCGTTCTTCGTCTCGCCGGTCGAGACGGCCGCCGCCGTCGCCGCTCACCTGACAGGCGAGCCGGTCGCCGACGGCGGCACGATCTACCTGCACGCCGCCTACACGACCGGTCGCGTGCTCGCCGGGGTCGGGGTCGCGGTCACGGCTGCGATCCCGCTGGGGCTGCTGATCGGCACGCGGCCCCGGTGGGAGCGGTTCCTGCTGCCGGCGCTCGAGTTCCTGCGGCCGATTCCGCCGATCGCGTGGGTGCCGCTGGTGCTCGTGATCTTCCCGACCGTCCGACTCGGCGTCGTGTTCGTGGTGTTCCTCGGGGCATTCTTCCCCGTACTGGTCAACACGGTCAACGGCGTCCGATCGGTCGACGACGAGTACCGCCGTGCCGCGGCGAGCCTCGGTGCGGGCGACCGCGAGGTGCTTCGTCACGTCGTGTTGCCGTCGGCGCTCCCGGCAATCTTCACCGGCGTCACCATCGGCGTCGGCCTGGGCTGGGTGACGGTTATCGCGGCGGAGATGATCACCGGCGAGTACGGGCTCGGCCACGTCGTCTTCCAGGCCTACCGGCTGATCGACGTCGAATCGGTCGTCGTCGGCATGATCGCCGTCGGGTTCCTCGGCGCTGCCTCGACGGCCCTGCTGTCGGCCGCCGTCGAGCGGGCGGCTCCCTGGCTCGAGGGCGCGCCGACGGGGGTGACGCGATGA
- a CDS encoding ABC transporter ATP-binding protein → MSSDREPSGGRIAIEGLTKTYGGEADDERVVAVDGLDLEIEPGEFVTVLGPSGCGKSTLLDCVAGHVEPTEGRVAVDGDPVTGPDPSRGVVFQENRLFPWKTVRENVAFGPSVRGRPTDRVPDLLERMGLSSFADSYPSDLSGGMAQRAELARLLANEPSIMLMDEPFSALDAMTKQRMQVELLSAWRETDATALFVTHDVEEAILLADRVVVMTARPGTVKTVVDVPLDRPRGHDARTTGAFTDLKRRLLASIHDEAGSEFATEAGARPAAVADGGDDGNGNDVADGSGGVENP, encoded by the coding sequence ATGAGTTCCGATCGCGAGCCCTCGGGCGGTCGGATCGCCATCGAGGGGCTGACCAAGACCTACGGCGGCGAGGCCGACGACGAGCGGGTCGTCGCCGTCGACGGCCTCGATCTCGAGATCGAACCAGGCGAGTTCGTGACGGTACTCGGCCCCTCGGGCTGTGGGAAAAGCACGCTGCTGGACTGCGTCGCCGGCCACGTCGAACCGACCGAGGGTCGGGTCGCTGTCGACGGCGACCCCGTGACCGGACCCGATCCGAGCCGCGGGGTCGTCTTCCAGGAGAATCGGCTGTTCCCCTGGAAGACCGTCCGGGAGAACGTCGCGTTCGGACCGTCGGTGCGGGGTCGCCCGACCGATCGAGTGCCGGACCTGCTCGAGCGGATGGGGCTGTCCTCGTTCGCGGACTCGTACCCGAGCGACCTCTCGGGCGGGATGGCCCAGCGGGCGGAACTGGCCCGCCTGCTCGCCAACGAGCCGTCGATCATGCTGATGGACGAGCCGTTCAGCGCGCTCGACGCGATGACGAAACAGCGCATGCAGGTCGAACTGCTGTCGGCCTGGCGGGAGACGGACGCGACGGCGCTTTTCGTCACCCACGACGTCGAGGAGGCGATCCTGCTTGCCGACCGGGTCGTCGTCATGACGGCCCGGCCGGGAACCGTCAAGACCGTCGTCGACGTCCCGCTGGACCGGCCTCGAGGCCACGACGCCCGGACGACCGGGGCCTTCACCGACCTGAAGCGGCGGCTGCTGGCGTCGATCCACGACGAGGCCGGCTCGGAGTTCGCGACGGAGGCTGGGGCGCGGCCTGCGGCCGTGGCCGACGGCGGTGACGACGGGAACGGGAACGACGTGGCCGACGGCTCCGGCGGAGTTGAAAACCCGTGA
- a CDS encoding ABC transporter permease: MTGDRIGSTASLLGLGAVWWLVGATVAPGLPTLPVVAGAAADVATDPSFLSSAVRSAVRVYVPFLLAVALAVPVGLLAGWHDPFADLTLPALELLRPIPPIAWIPAVILLIPGTEPGIMFITFLGAFFPILLNSLEGGRSVDREYAKAARSLGTDPASTFRHVAVPGALPSITTGLSVGMGLAWLNLVAAEMLAGGSGLGYLTWSAYTGGSYPHIVVGMLSIAALGAASTAAVGRLDRWLVPWANGSA; the protein is encoded by the coding sequence GTGACCGGCGACCGGATCGGCTCGACGGCGTCGCTGCTCGGACTCGGGGCGGTCTGGTGGCTCGTCGGCGCGACCGTCGCGCCCGGCCTGCCGACGCTGCCGGTCGTCGCCGGAGCCGCCGCCGACGTGGCGACGGACCCGTCGTTTCTCTCCTCGGCCGTCAGGAGCGCCGTCCGGGTGTACGTCCCTTTCCTCCTCGCGGTCGCGCTCGCCGTTCCGGTGGGACTGCTCGCGGGGTGGCACGACCCGTTCGCCGACCTGACGCTGCCGGCGCTCGAGTTGCTCCGGCCGATCCCGCCGATCGCGTGGATTCCCGCGGTGATCCTGCTGATCCCCGGCACCGAACCCGGGATCATGTTCATTACCTTCCTGGGCGCGTTCTTCCCCATCCTGCTGAACTCGCTCGAGGGCGGCCGGAGCGTCGACCGGGAGTACGCGAAGGCGGCCCGGTCGCTGGGCACCGACCCGGCGTCGACGTTCCGCCACGTCGCCGTACCGGGCGCGCTGCCGTCGATCACGACCGGGCTCTCCGTCGGGATGGGGCTGGCCTGGCTCAACCTCGTGGCCGCGGAGATGCTCGCGGGCGGGAGCGGCCTGGGCTACCTGACGTGGTCAGCTTACACGGGCGGCTCGTACCCTCACATCGTCGTCGGCATGCTCTCCATCGCGGCCCTGGGCGCGGCGTCGACGGCCGCGGTCGGACGGCTCGACCGGTGGCTCGTTCCCTGGGCGAACGGGTCGGCCTGA
- a CDS encoding asparagine synthase C-terminal domain-containing protein, whose protein sequence is MTASETLRGTDADVVRAALESGDPLPGTTGFAGEVDGRLVRDVLGREPLFLEAAGGTENGPDWAFEPAALAEPVPFPAGAVLETADLGNTPVEGIDDHWTLPGSEPDTDDPEAALEALEDAIRRAADEALASDREIAVAFSGGVDSTLVAELLDAPLYVVGFPDSHDVEAARTAADAMGRELTVVELEPAALERAVPEIARATGRTNAMDVQIALPLYLVGERVAADGFDALAVGQGADELFGGYEKVVRLDHRVEAETTRGAVREQIRSLPDQLPRDVLAIRATGLEPVAPLLHDAVVDAALGLPDELLADEETRKRGFRRVAARYLPDEVAERDKKAVQYGSLVARELDRLARQAGYKRRMDDHVTKYVASLLEDSDGAAAAGET, encoded by the coding sequence ATGACCGCGAGCGAGACCCTCCGCGGGACCGACGCCGACGTCGTCCGCGCGGCCCTCGAGTCCGGCGATCCGCTGCCGGGGACGACCGGCTTCGCGGGCGAAGTCGACGGCCGACTCGTCCGTGACGTCCTCGGGCGGGAACCGCTGTTTCTCGAGGCTGCAGGCGGTACGGAAAACGGGCCGGACTGGGCCTTCGAACCCGCCGCCCTCGCGGAGCCGGTCCCGTTCCCGGCGGGCGCCGTCCTCGAGACGGCCGACCTCGGAAACACGCCCGTCGAGGGGATCGACGACCACTGGACGCTTCCAGGCTCCGAACCCGACACGGACGATCCCGAGGCCGCCCTCGAGGCGCTCGAGGACGCCATCCGGCGGGCGGCCGACGAGGCGCTCGCGAGCGACCGCGAGATCGCCGTCGCCTTCTCCGGCGGCGTCGACTCGACGCTGGTCGCCGAACTGCTCGACGCGCCGCTGTACGTCGTCGGCTTCCCGGACAGCCACGACGTCGAGGCCGCCCGGACGGCCGCCGATGCGATGGGTCGTGAGTTGACGGTCGTCGAACTCGAGCCCGCGGCCCTCGAGCGGGCCGTCCCCGAGATCGCCCGCGCGACCGGGCGGACGAACGCGATGGACGTCCAGATCGCCTTGCCGCTGTACCTGGTCGGCGAGCGGGTCGCGGCCGACGGGTTCGACGCGCTCGCGGTCGGCCAGGGCGCGGACGAACTGTTCGGCGGCTACGAGAAGGTCGTCCGACTGGACCACCGCGTCGAGGCCGAGACCACCCGCGGCGCGGTGCGCGAACAGATCCGGAGCCTGCCGGACCAGCTCCCCCGGGACGTGCTCGCGATCCGGGCGACCGGCCTCGAGCCCGTGGCGCCGCTGTTGCACGACGCGGTCGTCGACGCTGCACTGGGACTGCCGGACGAGTTACTCGCCGACGAGGAGACCCGAAAGCGCGGCTTCCGCCGAGTGGCGGCTCGGTACCTGCCCGACGAGGTCGCCGAGAGGGACAAGAAGGCCGTCCAGTACGGCAGCCTCGTCGCCCGGGAACTGGATCGGCTCGCACGCCAGGCGGGATACAAACGGCGGATGGACGACCACGTGACGAAGTACGTGGCGTCGCTGCTCGAGGACTCGGACGGCGCGGCTGCGGCGGGCGAAACGTAA
- the purL gene encoding phosphoribosylformylglycinamidine synthase subunit PurL: MSLADSDRELVVEELGREPTPAEAALFENLWSEHCAYRSSRPLLSAFESEGENVVIGPGDDAAVVSLPGDDGTYVTMGIESHNHPSYVDPFDGAATGVGGIVRDTLSMGAYPIALADSLYFGEFDREHSKYLFEGVVEGISHYGNCIGVPTVAGSVDFHPDYEGNPLVNVACVGLTSEERLVTAEAQEPGNKLVLVGNATGRDGLGGASFASEDLSEDAETEDRPAVQVGDPYAEKLLIEANERLIEEGLIESARDLGAAGLGGASSELVAKGGLGAEIELERVHQREPNMNALEILLAESQERMCYEVAPENVERVREIAERFDLGCSVIGEVTAGNYVATFGDETVVDVDAEFLGEGAPMNNLESVEPEQPETDLPEVNLEEAFETVVSSPNTSSKRWVYRQYDHEVGVRTSVGPGDDAAIIAVREAEQGLAISSGAAPNWTDTAPYEGARAVALENATNVAAKGATPLAAVDCLNGGNPEKPEVYGAFEGIVDGLADMCATLETPVVGGNVSLYNDSTAGPIPPTPTLALVGAKDGYDAPPLSLAPEADAELLLVGDYGLESGAFDLGGSEYLARFDGSDAFPELPAEPAALVETIAEVADDDATHATHDVSHGGLAVSLAEMVTEEAGLEATLPVSHGEVAGALFHEQPGRVLIQTAEPAAVREAFDGVAPVVSLGTATDDGSLVLEADVGTELLETDAGTIDELRSTIGDELA; this comes from the coding sequence ATGAGTCTTGCCGATTCGGACCGCGAACTCGTCGTCGAGGAGCTGGGCCGGGAGCCGACTCCGGCGGAGGCGGCGCTGTTCGAGAACCTCTGGAGCGAACACTGTGCGTACCGCTCCTCGAGGCCCCTGTTGTCCGCGTTCGAGAGCGAGGGCGAGAACGTCGTAATCGGGCCGGGTGACGACGCGGCGGTCGTCTCGTTGCCCGGGGACGACGGGACGTACGTGACGATGGGGATCGAGAGCCACAACCACCCCTCCTACGTCGATCCGTTCGACGGCGCGGCAACGGGCGTCGGCGGCATCGTCCGGGACACGCTCTCGATGGGCGCGTACCCGATCGCCCTGGCGGACTCGCTGTACTTCGGCGAGTTCGACCGCGAACACTCGAAGTACCTCTTCGAGGGCGTCGTCGAGGGGATCAGCCACTACGGCAACTGTATCGGCGTCCCCACCGTCGCGGGCAGCGTCGACTTCCACCCCGACTACGAGGGGAACCCGCTGGTGAACGTCGCCTGCGTCGGGCTGACCAGCGAGGAGCGGCTCGTCACTGCCGAGGCCCAGGAGCCCGGCAACAAGCTCGTGCTCGTGGGCAACGCCACCGGCCGGGACGGCCTCGGCGGTGCCTCCTTTGCCAGCGAGGACCTCTCGGAGGACGCCGAGACCGAAGACCGGCCCGCGGTCCAGGTCGGCGACCCCTACGCGGAGAAACTGCTGATCGAGGCCAACGAGCGACTGATCGAGGAGGGCCTGATCGAGTCCGCGCGCGACCTCGGCGCGGCCGGCCTGGGCGGTGCCTCGAGCGAACTGGTCGCCAAGGGCGGGCTCGGGGCCGAGATCGAACTCGAGCGCGTCCACCAGCGCGAGCCCAACATGAACGCCCTCGAGATCCTGCTCGCCGAGTCACAGGAGCGGATGTGCTACGAGGTCGCTCCCGAGAACGTCGAGCGCGTCCGCGAGATCGCCGAGCGGTTCGACCTCGGCTGCTCCGTGATCGGCGAGGTGACGGCGGGCAACTACGTCGCGACCTTCGGGGACGAGACGGTCGTCGACGTCGACGCCGAGTTCCTTGGCGAGGGTGCGCCGATGAACAATCTCGAAAGCGTCGAACCCGAGCAGCCCGAGACGGATCTCCCCGAGGTCAACCTCGAGGAGGCCTTCGAGACCGTCGTTTCGAGTCCGAACACGTCCTCGAAGCGGTGGGTCTACCGCCAGTACGATCACGAGGTCGGCGTCCGCACGAGCGTGGGGCCGGGCGACGACGCAGCAATCATTGCGGTCAGAGAAGCCGAGCAGGGACTCGCGATTTCGTCCGGTGCCGCCCCCAACTGGACCGACACGGCGCCCTACGAGGGTGCCCGCGCCGTCGCACTCGAGAACGCGACCAACGTGGCGGCCAAGGGCGCGACGCCGCTGGCCGCGGTCGACTGTCTCAACGGCGGCAACCCCGAGAAGCCCGAGGTCTACGGCGCGTTCGAGGGCATCGTCGACGGCCTCGCCGATATGTGTGCCACCCTCGAGACGCCGGTCGTCGGGGGCAACGTCTCGCTGTACAACGACTCCACGGCGGGCCCGATCCCGCCGACGCCGACGCTCGCGCTGGTCGGCGCGAAGGACGGCTACGACGCGCCGCCGCTGTCGCTCGCGCCCGAGGCCGACGCGGAACTGCTGCTCGTCGGCGACTACGGCCTCGAGTCCGGGGCGTTCGACCTGGGCGGCTCGGAGTACCTCGCCCGCTTCGACGGGAGCGACGCCTTCCCCGAACTGCCGGCGGAGCCGGCCGCCCTCGTCGAGACGATCGCCGAGGTCGCGGACGACGACGCGACCCACGCCACCCACGACGTCAGTCACGGCGGGCTCGCGGTCTCGCTCGCCGAGATGGTCACCGAGGAGGCCGGTCTCGAGGCGACACTCCCGGTTTCCCACGGCGAGGTCGCCGGTGCCTTGTTCCACGAACAGCCCGGCCGCGTGCTGATCCAGACCGCGGAGCCGGCAGCCGTCCGCGAGGCGTTCGACGGCGTCGCTCCCGTCGTCTCACTCGGCACCGCCACCGACGACGGGTCGCTCGTGCTCGAGGCAGACGTCGGAACGGAACTGCTCGAGACGGATGCCGGGACGATCGACGAGTTGCGGTCGACGATCGGGGACGAACTCGCGTAG
- a CDS encoding CehA/McbA family metallohydrolase, producing the protein MLSVELHVHSSLSYDGRDSVELLLEQAEAVDLDAIAVTDHDEIDASLEAAERAAEYGLVGIPGIEISSKAGHVLGLGVEEAIPPGLSYETTLEKIREQGGLAVIPHPFQESRHGVMARISREELAKGDAIEVYNSRLLTGRANRQAERFAKSRNLPMTAGSDAHIGEMVGQAVTRVDADERSADAILEAISQGKTSVEGKRTPWHISFRQFAGGVTRRVRNSVMGLMR; encoded by the coding sequence GTGCTGTCGGTCGAACTCCACGTCCACTCGTCGCTATCTTACGACGGCCGGGACTCGGTCGAACTCCTCCTCGAGCAGGCCGAGGCCGTCGATCTCGACGCCATCGCGGTGACCGATCACGACGAGATCGACGCCAGCCTCGAGGCCGCCGAGCGCGCCGCCGAGTACGGCCTCGTCGGGATTCCGGGCATCGAGATTTCGAGCAAGGCGGGCCACGTCCTCGGACTGGGCGTCGAGGAGGCGATCCCGCCGGGGCTCTCCTACGAGACGACCCTCGAGAAGATCCGCGAACAGGGCGGACTGGCGGTGATCCCCCATCCGTTCCAGGAGTCGCGACACGGCGTAATGGCCCGCATCTCGCGGGAAGAACTCGCAAAGGGCGACGCGATCGAGGTCTACAACTCGCGGCTGCTGACCGGCCGGGCCAACCGCCAGGCCGAGCGGTTCGCCAAGTCCCGAAATCTGCCGATGACGGCCGGCAGCGACGCTCACATCGGAGAGATGGTCGGTCAGGCGGTCACCCGCGTCGACGCCGACGAGCGATCGGCCGACGCGATCCTCGAGGCGATCAGCCAAGGGAAGACCTCGGTGGAGGGCAAGCGGACGCCCTGGCACATCAGCTTTCGGCAGTTCGCCGGCGGGGTCACGCGCCGGGTCAGGAACAGCGTCATGGGGTTGATGCGATGA